ACCtcgaagaattaaaaaaatgtatacttcaaaacttcaaattaaaaactcatATGGGCTTCAATAATTATATGTATTGAACATTTGAAGTTTTGAACCCATATTGGCATTGGGTTCCCTTACTAGATAGAGCcacaaatgttttatttttattcatcgtttttgtttttttgtcgaaattgaGAGAGAGTGACTGAATTATTTATCGCCGTTTACCAATGTAAAACATGAGCACCACCACTTTGTGACCTTTTCAAGAAAGTGAAAGcatttaaacaatatatacaaAACCCACAACGAAATGTCAGATCTGTCCCTTGTCTTAGAGCTTTCTAAGAGGACTTAAAGCCAGGGTATTTTGGTAAATATACCAATTCTTTTTCACCTAGAAATCTATCGGTGGTGATTAAGGAAGGTACAGCTAGAGAAGAAAGGCAGCACAAGTCTTACCCTAAACCTTTTTTTTCAAAGTCTCTGTCTTTCTGTGGAAATCTGGGGAAAATATTTTGAAtctaaagagaaaaagtaaaatcGAAGTGAAAAgctgctcttttttttttttaatttaaagaagCGCAAAGTGTGAGCAGTGTTGTAATGGCGGGTTACAGAGcagatgatgattatgattacCTTTTCAAGGTGGTTCTGATCGGTGATTCCGGTGTTGGGAAGTCCAATCTGCTTTCTCGATTCACCAGGAACGAGTTCAGTCTTGAGTCTAAATCAACGATCGGGGTTGAGTTCGCGACTCGTAGCTTGAATGTTAATGAAAAAGTTATCAAAGCCCAGATTTGGGATACTGCTGGTCAAGAAAGGTTGgtttaagctctctctctctctctcttcatttctCGATCTGGGTTTTATTAAAGTCTTGGCCTTTAGATGCATTGGTGGAGTCAAGACCAACCCCTCTCTCTGTTTATAGTTCTTGAGAACTGGATTGTTTAGGTTAAGCAAACAAATTTAGGTTAGAACTTGTGTTTTTCTGTGGATCAGTGGAAACTGTAGGATTTATGGTTTGCTCAATTGTCAAAGGAGAACTCAAATGGAGCTCAAACTATGTTTAGATCTGTCTTAGTGTTATTGTAAAGGAAGCTTGAGAAAGAAACCTGTGATTGTGTTAATTACTCTGGAGATGAAATGATACATTGTGTTTGTTTATAAGGAGCGAGCCCAATGATTATGCTTTTAAGTCACCAGTTTTGTagaatttatgttattttgctGATTTGTTTAATCGACTGAGATCAGTCATAGGTAGAGAAGCTAATTCATTGGCCATATGTTCCTTAATTCTTATTTCTGTTGTTTAGAGGATCTTTAGGATTGATTGTAATCGTATATCGGTTTCTTTAGTGATGAGTTTCTACCATTGAAGCTAAAAAGCTTATTGctttgatgtctttttttgACGTTTTGGTTCTTCTTATGTGTTATCTTTCTTATTTAAAACAGTTTTGCTGACCAAATCTCTAACGGGGTTTTACCATCTCTCCTCGTTCTTCTATTTTTAGATACCGAGCAATCACAAGTGCATACTACCGAGGAGCTGTTGGAGCGCTTCTTGTCTACGACGTAACCCGACACTCCACATTTGAAAACGTTGAGAGATGGCTAAGGGAACTCCGCGACCATACCGACCCAAACATTGTTGTGATGCTAGTAGGAAACAAATCCGATCTTCGCCATCTTGTGGCAGTCCAAACCGAAGATGCGAAATCTTTCGCAGAGACTGAATCACTCTACTTCATGGAAACCTCAGCTCTTGAATCTACCAATGTTGAGAACGCGTTTTCTGAAGTACTCACTCAGATTTACCATGTCGTGAGCAAGAAAGCAATGGAGGCTGGTGAAGATTCGGGTAATGTTCCTTCCAAAGGAGAGAAGATCGATGTTGATGTTTCCGCTGTCAAGAAAACTGGTTGCTGCTCCAACTAAAAACACTACAAagaagttttttctttcttcctttctttaaCATTCAAAATTCTTTTGAAGATGTTTGCTTTCTTAGGAAACAATCTTATTATCTTATGCTTTTGATTTTGCTTGCTTGAAAAATTGCTTAGCTTTGGGTCTGGTCTGGTACTATTGTATCGGTTAAGGGATTTTGTAATTTAACCGGTTCCAATCTATGGGTTTGTTTagctttgttttcttaattcaGTCCGCAAATATCTCTAAACCAATACTTGATAGTGCTAATTGGTGACAACTTACAATCAAAACCTAAATTCTTGATCATTGATTCAGCCTCTAATATTAGAAAATCTTGACAACatttataattcaattttagaaaaagttgcctttttttttggtttcgtcATTTGACTTTTCTTGActtttttgatttgttaaagagaaaaaaaattccatgtaattttaaaaattttcctaaaagaaaaaaaaccacgTCGTCAGTAACGCTGAAAGAATATTCCGTTACTAAGATGACGGATCCGACCGTTTCCCGCCAAGAAAACAGCCCTAAGAAACCTAACGACAGTAACGGAGAATTCAAACGTCTCTTAATTCCCGAAACCTCTGACCCGGATGAGGACGACGAGCGCC
The sequence above is a segment of the Camelina sativa cultivar DH55 chromosome 10, Cs, whole genome shotgun sequence genome. Coding sequences within it:
- the LOC104718441 gene encoding ras-related protein RABA1d, with protein sequence MAGYRADDDYDYLFKVVLIGDSGVGKSNLLSRFTRNEFSLESKSTIGVEFATRSLNVNEKVIKAQIWDTAGQERYRAITSAYYRGAVGALLVYDVTRHSTFENVERWLRELRDHTDPNIVVMLVGNKSDLRHLVAVQTEDAKSFAETESLYFMETSALESTNVENAFSEVLTQIYHVVSKKAMEAGEDSGNVPSKGEKIDVDVSAVKKTGCCSN